A genomic region of Ictidomys tridecemlineatus isolate mIctTri1 chromosome 10, mIctTri1.hap1, whole genome shotgun sequence contains the following coding sequences:
- the Ccdc185 gene encoding coiled-coil domain-containing protein 185, with the protein MEGFRHFSPRRYRNLWDTSPPAAESRSPMRLDGPESKPASGPWGCTSDSRSEAAESQLPPGCSFTPRPRRRWYNTSPLESRSLTRLTRRPPDRVRKHRLGSRRLEEAWGEDGTKPRSAWQQQLHLQPQQTQSCQRCSSIQTDSPPRYPGGASNPPSVASGVGKAPSEDQWAVPICSHVGRWSSSSLHTDKSSVPSQELRTQSACLYTQQRDCNDLMESLASQYPQPMVSSKDPQNQILKCKLEETVMSSRDQKIVSLVLNRLQKAQRMRELQQQAAVAWEELKRSDQKVQMTLEKERRLLLQQSQEQWQQRKERKGRRGREHHCRRRDGHSKNAIQEESWWESQLQDPENQRLARMERARMEAEHRKQCQAQRLREQERLLQSLRELNNLQLRKRLEEACHKRQLHSMDTKKVQETNLSSLVNYQARKVLMDCQAKAEELLRKLSLEQNSMRSQEIHQGLLKGQYRQLKEKAQKEEGQFQQVKCHAVESEEQRQMHKRILLELAEQKSQQERSHAHRTPRDKAQRLRELNILREKNHHILKLKAEKEEKCHIEGIKEAIKKKEQKMEQFSRGKDPTLSEFQKGSLTSRRENGRGLPISCFDQRTSEAQLCAHQPRGGY; encoded by the coding sequence TGAGGCGGCAGAGTCGCAGCTGCCTCCCGGGTGTTCGTTCACGCCGCGGCCTCGCAGGCGCTGGTACAACACCTCGCCGCTGGAAAGCCGCAGCCTGACTCGCTTGACCCGGAGGCCCCCAGACCGCGTCCGGAAGCACCGATTGGGCAGCCGACGCCTAGAAGAAGCCTGGGGGGAGGACGGGACCAAGCCCCGTTCGGCCTGGCAGCAGCAGCTCCATCTGCAACCCCAACAGACTCAGTCCTGCCAACGCTGTTCTTCCATCCAGACAGATTCGCCCCCGCGGTACCCCGGGGGAGCTTCCAATCCCCCGAGTGTGGCTTCTGGGGTAGGGAAAGCACCGAGTGAAGACCAGTGGGCAGTGCCGATCTGCAGCCATGTAGGTCGCTGGTCCTCTTCCTCTTTACACACAGACAAGTCCTCCGTACCTTCCCAAGAGTTAAGGACCCAGTCGGCCTGTTTGTACACCCAGCAAAGAGACTGTAACGATTTGATGGAGTCCTTAGCCAGTCagtatccccagcccatggtctCCAGCAAAGACCCGCAGAACCAGATTCTCAAGTGCAAGCTGGAAGAGACGGTGATGTCCTCGAGGGACCAGAAGATCGTGTCCCTAGTGCTAAACCGGCTCCAGAAAGCCCAAAGAATGCGGGAGCTGCAGCAACAGGCGGCAGTCGCTTGGGAGGAGCTGAAGCGCTCAGACCAAAAGGTCCAGATGACCCTGGAGAAAGAGCGCCGGCTGCTGCTGCAGCAGAGTCAAGAGCAGTGGCAGCAACGGAAGGAGCGCAAGGGTCGCCGAGGCCGCGAACATCACTGCCGGCGGCGGGACGGCCACTCGAAGAACGCGATCCAGGAGGAGAGTTGGTGGGAGTCCCAACTGCAGGACCCCGAGAACCAGCGTCTAGCGAGGATGGAGAGGGCGCGCATGGAGGCCGAGCACCGCAAGCAGTGCCAAGCTCAGCGCCTGCGAGAGCAGGAGAGGTTACTGCAGAGCTTGCGGGAACTGAACAACCTGCAGCTGCGGAAGAGGCTGGAGGAGGCCTGTCACAAAAGGCAGTTGCACTCGATGGACACCAAGAAGGTCCAGGAGACCAACCTGAGCTCCCTCGTCAATTATCAGGCCCGCAAGGTGCTCATGGACTGCCAAGCCAAGGCCGAGGAGCTCCTCAGAAAGCTGTCGCTGGAGCAGAATTCCATGCGGTCCCAAGAGATCCACCAGGGCCTGCTGAAGGGGCAGTACCGACAGCTGAAGGAGAAGGCCCAGAAGGAGGAAGGGCAGTTCCAACAGGTCAAGTGTCACGCCGTAGAGTCGGAGGAGCAGAGGCAGATGCACAAGAGGATCTTATTGGAGCTAGCCGAGCAGAAGAGCCAGCAGGAGAGGAGTCACGCACACAGGACCCCCAGGGACAAGGCACAGCGCCTCCGGGAGCTCAACATCCTGCGGGAGAAGAATCATCACATTCTGAAGCTGAAAGCCGAAAAAGAGGAAAAGTGCCACATTGAGGGCATCAAGGAAGCCATTAAGAAAAAGGAGCAGAAAATGGAGCAGTTCTCCCGCGGGAAAGATCCCACCTTGTCAGAGTTTCAGAAGGGCTCTCTCACCTCCAGGAGAGAGAACGGCAGAGGGCTTCCCATCAGCTGCTTTGACCAGAGGACATCAGAGGCCCAGCTGTGTGCCCATCAGCCGAGAGGGGGCTATTGA